From the Leifsonia sp. AG29 genome, one window contains:
- a CDS encoding ABC transporter substrate-binding protein, producing MHRTARRSTLTGGVIVAAAVALTACAGGGAADEPSSTSTAAAVDLSGVCPATVTIQTDWNPEADHGHLYQLLGPNPSIDANQKSVSGDLYSQGKPTGVKVEIRSGGPAIGYQTVSSQMYKDKSITLGYVTTDEAVQLSNSLPTTAVFAENDISPQMIMWDPKTYPDVKTVKDLGAALQKDGGVVRYFNGAAYMAYLQGAGILPESVTDGSYDGTPAKFVTAKGRDGQQGFATAEPYIYEHEVSAWGKPVKFQLVNDTGYPIYPEAMSVRTGDLEKLTPCLKKLVPVLQQADVDYIHNPSATNKLIVQLVNTYNNGWVYDEQVADFGVSQMKKLKIATNGSNSYVGDFDETRVQKVIDISTPIFTKSGSTPKAGLKPSDLYTNEFLDTSIGF from the coding sequence ATGCACCGAACAGCACGACGCTCCACCCTGACCGGAGGTGTGATCGTCGCCGCGGCGGTCGCCCTGACCGCCTGTGCCGGTGGCGGCGCGGCCGACGAGCCCTCGTCGACCTCGACCGCCGCGGCCGTCGACCTCTCCGGCGTCTGCCCGGCGACCGTCACCATCCAGACCGACTGGAACCCGGAGGCCGACCACGGCCACCTGTACCAGCTGCTCGGACCGAACCCGAGCATCGATGCGAACCAGAAGTCGGTGAGCGGCGACCTGTACTCGCAGGGCAAGCCCACCGGGGTCAAGGTCGAGATCCGCTCCGGCGGCCCGGCCATCGGTTACCAGACGGTCAGCTCGCAGATGTACAAGGACAAGAGCATCACGCTCGGCTACGTCACCACAGATGAAGCGGTGCAGCTGTCCAACAGCCTCCCGACCACCGCGGTCTTCGCCGAGAACGACATCTCGCCCCAGATGATCATGTGGGACCCGAAGACCTACCCGGACGTGAAGACCGTCAAGGACCTGGGTGCGGCCCTCCAGAAGGACGGCGGAGTGGTGCGCTACTTCAACGGCGCCGCCTACATGGCCTACCTCCAGGGCGCGGGAATCCTCCCCGAGTCCGTGACCGACGGCAGCTACGACGGCACCCCGGCCAAATTCGTGACTGCGAAGGGCAGGGACGGCCAGCAGGGATTCGCCACCGCCGAGCCGTACATCTACGAGCACGAGGTGTCCGCCTGGGGCAAGCCGGTGAAGTTCCAGCTCGTCAACGACACGGGTTACCCCATCTACCCGGAGGCGATGTCGGTGCGTACCGGCGACCTCGAGAAGCTGACCCCCTGCCTCAAGAAGCTGGTGCCGGTCCTGCAGCAGGCGGATGTGGACTACATCCACAACCCGTCCGCGACGAACAAGCTGATCGTCCAGCTCGTGAACACCTACAACAACGGCTGGGTATACGACGAGCAGGTCGCCGACTTCGGCGTCTCCCAGATGAAGAAGCTGAAGATCGCCACCAACGGCTCCAACAGCTACGTCGGCGATTTCGACGAGACCCGCGTGCAGAAGGTGATCGACATCTCCACCCCGATCTTCACGAAGTCGGGATCGACGCCGAAGGCGGGCCTCAAGCCCTCCGACCTCTACACCAACGAGTTCCTCGACACGTCGATCGGATTCTGA
- a CDS encoding SDR family NAD(P)-dependent oxidoreductase — MSTPPVTATAARLTGKRAVVTGGARGIGAAIVRRLAAEGATVALLDLLSDPGETVAADVGGRFVPVDLSDTEATRAGLADAMDDLGGIDILVNNAGILRFSPLLEIPVEDWDLMFAINTRPMLVTTQVAARRMIRDGGAGTIINLASMAGKAGGAGQAHYAASKAAVIALTRVTALELGCHGITANCLCPGYVLTEMGADTRTSEDMELWSSYSPLGRLGEPDDVSAVAAFLASPDAAYLTGQAFNVTGGMVMH; from the coding sequence ATGAGCACCCCACCGGTGACGGCGACGGCCGCACGACTGACCGGCAAGCGCGCCGTCGTCACCGGTGGGGCGCGCGGGATCGGGGCGGCCATCGTCCGTCGGCTCGCCGCCGAAGGCGCGACGGTCGCCCTGCTCGACCTCCTCTCGGACCCGGGCGAGACGGTCGCCGCCGACGTCGGCGGCCGTTTCGTCCCGGTCGACCTCTCCGACACGGAGGCCACTCGGGCCGGGCTCGCCGACGCGATGGACGACTTGGGCGGCATCGACATCCTCGTCAACAATGCGGGCATCCTGCGCTTCTCGCCGCTGCTGGAGATCCCTGTGGAGGACTGGGACCTCATGTTCGCCATCAACACCCGGCCCATGCTCGTCACCACCCAGGTCGCCGCCCGCCGGATGATCCGGGACGGCGGCGCGGGCACGATCATCAACCTCGCCAGCATGGCGGGAAAGGCCGGCGGCGCCGGACAGGCGCACTACGCCGCGTCGAAAGCCGCCGTCATCGCCCTCACCCGGGTGACCGCGCTGGAGCTGGGGTGCCATGGGATCACCGCCAACTGCCTCTGCCCCGGCTACGTGCTGACCGAGATGGGCGCGGACACCCGGACCAGTGAGGATATGGAGCTCTGGTCCTCCTACTCCCCGCTCGGCCGGCTCGGCGAACCCGACGACGTCTCCGCCGTCGCCGCTTTCCTGGCGTCCCCGGACGCCGCCTACCTCACCGGCCAAGCGTTCAACGTCACCGGCGGAATGGTGATGCATTGA
- a CDS encoding FAD-binding oxidoreductase: MNDTTSIAPAIAPDVAALEEELRALLGDRGVASDLAAREKASIDGSHLSPVISSKLPLGLADLVAFPSTAEEIALVVGAAVRHGVPITPRGKGTGNYGQGIPMQGGLVLDTSRARTILEVGDGFITAEAGATMVALEQAANKAGQQILMYPSTAQSTIGGFLSGGSGGTGSIKHGMLHTGFALALDVVHAVPDAELVHVEGEEAEPYIHNYGTAGIIARATVKLEPLQEWRGFFASFDDFRQALSVIREFAELEPTPRLVSADLPTLANALPTDPAIPADRASLRAILDIASIDDATALVESAGGRVEDVRDGAQATMKISMISYNHPIEWLQKAYPGTYFHVEVWGDALVDRIDELHDVYPGGMLHIEAQRGRPIGMIAGVYESEEQVYAGFERLNELGIGYHNPHQWFVDYQPERTAELAERTDPAGLLNPGKLERAAVDTGSQL, encoded by the coding sequence ATGAACGACACCACCTCCATCGCCCCCGCCATCGCGCCGGACGTCGCCGCACTCGAGGAGGAGTTGCGCGCGCTTCTCGGCGATCGGGGCGTCGCCTCCGACCTCGCAGCGAGGGAGAAGGCCTCCATCGACGGCTCGCACCTCTCCCCCGTGATCAGCTCCAAACTCCCGCTCGGCCTGGCCGACCTCGTCGCCTTCCCGTCGACCGCGGAGGAGATCGCCCTCGTGGTCGGTGCGGCCGTGCGGCACGGCGTGCCGATCACCCCGCGCGGCAAGGGTACGGGCAACTACGGCCAGGGCATCCCGATGCAGGGCGGCCTGGTGCTCGACACGTCCCGGGCGCGCACGATCCTCGAGGTAGGAGACGGCTTCATCACCGCCGAGGCGGGAGCCACGATGGTGGCGCTCGAGCAGGCCGCGAACAAGGCCGGCCAGCAGATCCTGATGTACCCGTCGACGGCACAGTCGACCATCGGCGGCTTCCTGTCCGGCGGGTCGGGCGGCACGGGATCGATCAAGCACGGGATGCTGCACACGGGCTTCGCGCTCGCGCTCGATGTCGTCCATGCCGTCCCCGACGCCGAACTTGTCCACGTCGAGGGTGAGGAGGCCGAGCCGTACATCCACAATTACGGGACGGCCGGGATCATCGCCCGCGCGACGGTCAAGCTGGAGCCGCTGCAGGAATGGCGCGGATTCTTCGCGAGCTTCGACGACTTCAGGCAGGCGTTGTCCGTGATCCGGGAGTTCGCCGAACTCGAACCGACGCCGCGTCTGGTCTCCGCCGATCTCCCCACCTTGGCAAACGCCCTGCCCACTGATCCTGCGATACCGGCCGACCGCGCCAGCCTCCGGGCGATCCTCGACATCGCGTCGATCGACGACGCCACCGCTCTCGTCGAGAGCGCAGGCGGCCGCGTGGAGGACGTCCGCGACGGTGCCCAGGCGACCATGAAGATCAGCATGATCTCCTACAACCACCCGATCGAGTGGCTGCAGAAGGCCTACCCCGGCACCTACTTCCACGTCGAAGTCTGGGGGGACGCACTGGTCGACCGGATCGACGAGCTGCACGACGTGTATCCGGGCGGCATGCTGCACATCGAGGCCCAGCGCGGACGCCCCATCGGGATGATCGCCGGCGTCTACGAGAGCGAGGAGCAGGTGTACGCCGGCTTCGAGCGCCTCAACGAACTCGGAATCGGCTACCACAACCCCCATCAATGGTTCGTCGACTACCAACCGGAACGCACGGCCGAGCTGGCCGAGCGGACCGATCCGGCGGGCCTCCTGAACCCCGGCAAGCTCGAGCGTGCCGCGGTCGACACGGGCAGTCAGCTGTGA
- a CDS encoding creatininase family protein — translation MSVAPGRKLAELSGPAAAAALGPESIVVVPTGAVEHHGPHLPLLTDYLLADVIGNAAVERAATEGVDVWILPTLAYTKSDEHSWAPGTMWLRWETMMETVVDLGRSIAATGATRMVFLNGHGGNVALLQVALREIRRRFGLRTFLMPSLVNTPSPDGRGADERGLGIHGGTTETSVLLHIRPDLVDLSLADRWVPEHIADFQYIGFNGMPVSFGWLSDDFGPAGVVGDALQADAAYGALLFEHSVGQAVASLKEIAAFHPTEPPA, via the coding sequence GTGAGCGTCGCTCCGGGCCGCAAGCTGGCCGAGCTCTCCGGCCCGGCGGCCGCCGCGGCGCTCGGACCCGAATCCATCGTGGTCGTGCCGACGGGAGCGGTCGAACACCACGGCCCGCATCTCCCCCTGCTCACCGACTACCTGCTTGCCGACGTGATCGGCAACGCGGCGGTCGAGCGGGCGGCGACGGAGGGGGTCGACGTGTGGATCCTGCCCACGCTCGCCTACACCAAGTCCGACGAGCACAGCTGGGCCCCCGGGACCATGTGGCTGCGCTGGGAAACCATGATGGAGACAGTCGTCGATCTGGGCCGCTCGATCGCGGCGACGGGTGCGACCCGCATGGTCTTCCTGAACGGGCACGGCGGAAACGTCGCGCTCCTGCAGGTGGCGCTGCGGGAGATCCGCCGGCGGTTCGGGCTGCGCACCTTCCTCATGCCGTCGCTCGTGAACACCCCGTCACCGGACGGCCGCGGCGCCGACGAGCGCGGGCTCGGCATCCACGGCGGCACGACGGAGACCTCGGTGCTGTTGCACATCCGTCCCGACCTGGTCGACCTGTCGCTCGCAGACCGTTGGGTTCCGGAGCACATCGCCGACTTCCAGTACATCGGCTTCAACGGCATGCCCGTCAGCTTCGGCTGGCTCAGCGACGACTTCGGGCCGGCCGGGGTCGTCGGAGACGCGCTTCAGGCGGACGCGGCATACGGCGCTCTGCTGTTCGAGCACTCGGTCGGGCAGGCGGTCGCGTCGCTGAAGGAGATCGCGGCGTTCCACCCCACGGAGCCTCCGGCGTGA
- a CDS encoding pyridoxine/pyridoxamine 5'-phosphate oxidase, which produces MITSSTAFGQDKDDIDEVDPEPLGLLGRWLPPSASELRPLMTVSTLGLDGFPDARNVLLSAYDGTSLSFHTDSRSRKARELAADPRVALTLVWPDAGRQVVVQGYAVQADAAASEAAFAERSRYLQLLAWANDAPTAALPRQARRERWERFGADHPDGALSAPPTWVGYRVTPIRVTFWRGDTDGPSNRIEYRRRGDGWTVSHLPG; this is translated from the coding sequence GTGATCACCTCCAGCACCGCCTTCGGGCAGGACAAGGACGACATCGACGAGGTGGACCCGGAGCCGCTCGGCCTCCTCGGCCGATGGCTGCCGCCGAGTGCGAGCGAGCTGCGGCCGCTCATGACGGTGTCGACCCTGGGGCTCGACGGCTTCCCGGACGCGCGCAACGTGCTGCTGAGCGCGTACGACGGCACCTCGCTCTCCTTTCACACCGACAGCCGCTCGCGCAAGGCACGCGAGCTGGCCGCCGACCCTCGGGTGGCACTCACACTGGTCTGGCCGGACGCCGGCCGCCAGGTCGTGGTGCAGGGCTACGCGGTTCAGGCCGACGCCGCCGCCTCCGAGGCCGCGTTCGCCGAGCGGTCGCGCTACCTGCAGCTCCTCGCCTGGGCCAACGACGCGCCGACCGCGGCGCTACCGCGGCAGGCTCGGCGGGAGCGCTGGGAGCGTTTCGGTGCGGACCACCCGGACGGCGCGCTGAGCGCCCCTCCCACCTGGGTCGGCTACCGCGTCACCCCGATCCGCGTGACGTTCTGGAGGGGGGACACGGATGGACCGAGCAACCGCATCGAGTACCGCCGCAGGGGCGACGGCTGGACCGTCAGCCACCTCCCCGGTTGA
- the allB gene encoding allantoinase AllB translates to MDLVFRGRAMMPDGVRTVAVGVQAGRIALVADADAPLVTTTEVLLADDEVLLPGVVDTHVHVNEPGRTEWEGFASATAAAAAGGVTTIIDMPLNSIPPTVDRAALEVKRARAGAVARVDVGFWGGAIPSNLGRLRDLHDAGVFGFKAFLAPSGVDEFPHLSVDELERALAEVASFDGLLIVHAEDPVVLEAHPGRGGRSYPAFVSTRPPEAEAVAVQRVIDGVRRTGARAHILHVSSSAVLPLLARAKADGLRITAETCPHYLTISEEEVPEGGTQFKCCPPIRDAANRDLLWAALLDGTLDCVVTDHSPSTVALKTAGGGDFDAAWGGIAGLQVGFAATWTEAERRGIPLSRVVSWMTASTADLAGLTAKGRLREGADADLVVFAPDETFRVDAASLKHKNPVTAYDGRLLRGVARDTYLRGRPTGGAPHGTLLSRTE, encoded by the coding sequence ATGGACCTCGTGTTCCGCGGGCGCGCGATGATGCCGGACGGTGTCCGCACCGTCGCCGTCGGCGTGCAGGCGGGACGGATCGCCCTTGTCGCGGACGCCGATGCACCCCTCGTGACCACTACCGAGGTCCTCCTCGCCGACGACGAAGTGCTGTTGCCGGGGGTCGTCGACACCCATGTCCACGTGAACGAGCCGGGCCGCACGGAGTGGGAGGGCTTCGCCTCCGCCACGGCCGCCGCGGCCGCGGGCGGCGTGACGACGATCATCGACATGCCCCTCAACAGCATCCCGCCGACGGTCGACCGCGCAGCACTGGAGGTCAAGCGCGCCCGGGCTGGAGCGGTGGCACGCGTCGACGTCGGGTTCTGGGGCGGCGCCATCCCGAGCAACCTCGGGCGGTTGCGCGACCTCCACGATGCGGGCGTCTTCGGGTTCAAGGCGTTCCTCGCGCCGTCGGGGGTGGACGAGTTCCCGCACCTCAGCGTGGACGAGCTGGAGCGGGCGCTCGCCGAGGTCGCCTCGTTCGACGGCCTGCTCATCGTGCACGCTGAGGACCCGGTCGTTCTCGAGGCGCATCCCGGTCGCGGCGGCAGGTCGTACCCGGCGTTCGTCAGCACGCGTCCTCCCGAGGCGGAGGCGGTCGCGGTGCAGCGCGTCATCGACGGCGTCCGCCGCACGGGCGCTCGGGCGCACATCCTGCACGTCTCGTCGTCCGCCGTACTGCCGCTTCTGGCCCGGGCGAAGGCCGACGGCCTGCGGATCACCGCGGAGACGTGCCCGCACTACCTGACCATCTCCGAGGAGGAGGTGCCGGAGGGCGGCACACAGTTCAAGTGCTGCCCTCCGATCCGCGACGCCGCCAACCGCGACCTCCTGTGGGCGGCGCTGCTCGACGGCACGCTCGACTGCGTGGTCACGGACCACTCGCCCAGCACGGTCGCATTGAAGACCGCGGGCGGGGGCGACTTCGACGCGGCCTGGGGCGGCATCGCCGGACTCCAGGTCGGCTTCGCCGCGACCTGGACCGAGGCGGAGCGCCGCGGCATCCCGCTCTCGCGGGTGGTCTCGTGGATGACCGCCTCGACCGCCGATCTGGCCGGTCTGACGGCGAAGGGACGCCTCCGCGAAGGCGCCGACGCCGACCTCGTCGTGTTCGCCCCCGACGAGACCTTCCGGGTGGACGCCGCCTCCCTGAAGCACAAGAACCCCGTGACGGCCTATGACGGGCGGCTGCTCCGCGGCGTCGCCCGCGACACCTATCTGCGCGGCCGGCCGACCGGGGGAGCGCCGCACGGCACCCTCCTCAGCCGCACGGAATGA
- the pucL gene encoding factor-independent urate hydroxylase: protein MTTTNQKRSTMSYTLQSHQYGKAETRLVRIYRDAPRHEIRDVNVTTALRGAFEDAYLTGDQSKVLPTDSQKNTAYAYAKEHGLGSIEDFGLLLARHFVDDIEPVSGARIEIEEFAWRRAVVDGAEHDHTWLRTGPEVRTAAITVEGGGADRREHVVGGVKDLVLLKSTGSEFAGFLRDGYTTLAETHDRVMATSVVATWRFATVDTDWEDSYRRITSALIAEFATLQSLALQQTLWHMGTAALDAVPELAEIRLAAPNKHHFVVDLTPFGSENPNEVFFAADRPYGLIEATIVRDGAPAAGDAWRASAAGLA from the coding sequence ATGACGACCACGAATCAGAAACGGAGCACCATGTCGTACACCCTCCAGAGCCATCAGTACGGGAAGGCCGAGACGCGCCTGGTCCGCATCTACCGCGATGCGCCGCGACACGAGATCCGCGATGTGAACGTCACGACCGCGTTGCGCGGCGCATTCGAGGACGCGTACCTGACGGGCGACCAGTCGAAGGTCCTCCCCACGGACAGCCAGAAGAACACGGCGTACGCGTACGCGAAGGAGCACGGGCTGGGGTCGATCGAGGACTTCGGTCTCCTGCTCGCCCGCCACTTCGTCGACGACATCGAGCCCGTTTCGGGCGCCCGCATCGAGATCGAGGAATTCGCCTGGCGGCGCGCAGTGGTCGACGGTGCCGAGCACGACCACACCTGGCTGCGCACCGGGCCGGAGGTCCGTACCGCCGCAATCACCGTCGAGGGCGGGGGCGCCGACCGCCGCGAGCATGTGGTCGGCGGCGTCAAGGACCTCGTGCTCCTGAAGTCGACCGGGAGCGAGTTCGCCGGCTTCCTCAGGGACGGATACACCACGCTGGCCGAGACCCACGACCGGGTCATGGCCACCTCCGTCGTCGCCACGTGGCGCTTCGCGACGGTCGATACGGACTGGGAGGATTCGTACAGGCGCATCACGTCCGCCCTGATCGCCGAGTTCGCCACCCTCCAGTCGCTGGCCCTGCAGCAGACGCTCTGGCACATGGGCACGGCGGCGCTGGATGCGGTGCCCGAGCTGGCGGAGATCCGGCTCGCGGCCCCGAACAAGCACCACTTCGTCGTGGACCTGACGCCGTTCGGCTCGGAGAACCCCAACGAGGTCTTCTTCGCCGCCGACCGCCCTTACGGGCTGATCGAGGCGACAATCGTGCGCGACGGCGCGCCGGCTGCCGGCGACGCCTGGCGCGCGTCGGCGGCGGGGCTCGCATGA
- a CDS encoding nucleoside deaminase: protein MRTTAADVPWLDLAVRLATENVAAGGGPFGAVIVRDDALIATGQNRVTRDNDPTAHAEVTAIRAACSAVSDFSLAGATLYTSCEPCPLCASAALWARVERVVFAADRYDAARAGFDDREFYELFARDRTTWPTPVVELRVEAAAEPFDAWLADAARTDY, encoded by the coding sequence ATGAGGACCACGGCGGCGGACGTGCCCTGGCTCGACCTCGCGGTGCGGCTGGCGACCGAGAACGTCGCCGCCGGCGGCGGACCGTTCGGGGCCGTCATCGTGCGGGACGATGCGCTGATCGCGACCGGGCAGAACCGAGTGACCCGGGACAACGACCCGACCGCGCACGCCGAGGTGACGGCGATCCGCGCCGCCTGCTCGGCGGTGAGCGACTTCTCGCTAGCCGGGGCGACGCTGTACACCTCGTGCGAGCCCTGCCCCCTGTGCGCGTCCGCCGCGCTGTGGGCGCGGGTGGAGCGCGTTGTCTTCGCCGCGGACCGGTACGACGCCGCACGGGCGGGCTTCGACGACCGTGAGTTCTACGAGCTGTTCGCACGCGACCGCACGACCTGGCCGACGCCGGTGGTGGAGCTGCGGGTCGAGGCGGCTGCCGAGCCGTTCGACGCCTGGCTGGCAGACGCTGCCCGGACGGACTACTGA